The Dromaius novaehollandiae isolate bDroNov1 chromosome 5, bDroNov1.hap1, whole genome shotgun sequence genome window below encodes:
- the HRAS gene encoding GTPase HRas — translation MTEYKLVVVGAGGVGKSALTIQLIQNHFVDEYDPTIEDSYRKQVVIDGETCLLDILDTAGQEEYSAMRDQYMRTGEGFLCVFAINNTKSFEDIHQYREQIKRVKDSDDVPMVLVGNKCDLPARTVETRQAQDLARSYGIPYIETSAKTRQGVEDAFYTLVREIRQHKLRKLNPPDESGPGCMNCKCVIS, via the exons ATGACTGAGTACaagctggtggtggtgggagctggTGGTGTTGGGAAGAGCGCTTTGACGATACAGCTCATTCAGAACCATTTCGTCGATGAATATGACCCCACGATAGAG GATTCCTACAGAAAGCAAGTCGTCATTGATGGAGAGACCTGTTTGTTAGACATCTTGGACACAGCAGGGCAAGAGGAGTACAGTGCCATGAGAGACCAGTACATGAGAACAGGGGAGGGGTTCCTGTGCGTCTTCGCCATTAACAATACAAAGTCTTTTGAAGATATTCACCAGTACAG AGAGCAGATCAAGAGGGTGAAAGACTCGGATGATGTTCCCATGGTGCTGGTGGGAAATAAATGTGACCTGCCAGCCCGGACAGTGGAGACGCGGCAAGCACAGGACCTGGCCCGCAGTTACGGGATCCCTTACATAGAAACGTCTGCCAAAACCAGACAG GGCGTTGAAGATGCCTTCTACACCTTAGTGCGGGAGATCCGTCAGCACAAACTACGCAAGCTGAATCCGCCGGATGAGAGCGGCCCTGGCTGCATGAACTGTAAATGTGTGATATCGTGA